The sequence GAGCAGTATATTCCGAACAACTTGGATAGAAACGACAAGTGGGCCCTTTTAGAGGAGATATAATAATTTGATAAAAGCGAATTAAACCAATTAGAATACGTCTC comes from Desulfosporosinus meridiei DSM 13257 and encodes:
- the yidD gene encoding membrane protein insertion efficiency factor YidD, coding for MRRILIGLIRFYQIIISPLKGPTCRFYPSCSEYTAQALLKYGLVKGSWKSIKRILKCHPFHPGGHDPV